One region of Alosa sapidissima isolate fAloSap1 chromosome 1, fAloSap1.pri, whole genome shotgun sequence genomic DNA includes:
- the map2k2b gene encoding dual specificity mitogen-activated protein kinase kinase 2b, giving the protein MAPKRRPVPLNISTVGEGQPTSTTIDAASEANLEALQKKLEELDLDEQQRKRLEAFLTQKAKVGELKDDDFHRICELGAGNGGVVNKVCHKPSGLVMARKLIHLEIKPAIRNQIIRELQVLHECNSPYIVGFYGAFYSDGEISICMEHMDGGSLDQVLKEAKRIPEEILGKVSIAVLRGLAYLREKHQIMHRDVKPSNILVNSRGEIKLCDFGVSGQLIDSMANSFVGTRSYMSPERLQGTHYSVQSDVWSMGLSLVELSIGRYPIPPPDPRELEAIFGRPLVDGADGDTQSTSPRPRPPGRPVSGHGPAMAIFELLDYIVNEPPPKLPQGVFTSDFQEFVTKCLIKNPADRADLKMLMNHTFIKRSEVEEVDFAGWLCKTMGLNQPSTPTRITD; this is encoded by the exons ATGGCCCCCAAAAGACGACCGGTGCCGCTCAACATCTCCACTGTTGGGGAAGGACAGCCCACGTCCACCACTATAGATGCTGCTTCTGA GGCCAACCTGGAGGCCCTGCAGAAGAAGCTGGAGGAGCTCGATCTGGATGAGCAACAGAGGAAGCGCTTGGAGGCCTTCCTTACCCAGAAGGCCAAAGTGGGCGAGCTCAAAGACGACGACTTCCACCGCATCTGCGAGCTGGGTGCTGGCAACGGTGGCGTGGTGAACAAAGTATGCCACAAGCCCTCGGGGCTGGTGATGGCACGCAAG CTCATCCACCTGGAGATCAAACCGGCCATCCGCAACCAGATCATCAGAGAGCTGCAGGTGCTGCACGAGTGCAATTCGCCCTACATCGTGGGCTTCTACGGAGCCTTCTATAGCGACGGAGAGATCAGCATCTGCATGGAACACATG GACGGTGGATCACTGGATCAGGTGCTGAAGGAGGCCAAGAGGATCCCAGAGGAGATTCTGGGTAAAGTCAGCATAGCG GTTCTAAGGGGTCTGGCGTACCTCCGCGAGAAGCATCAGATCATGCACAGAG ACGTAAAGCCCTCTAACATTCTGGTGAACTCTCGTGGTGAGATCAAGCTCTGTGACTTCGGGGTGAGTGGCCAGCTCATCGACTCCATGGCCAATTCCTTTGTGGGCACTCGCTCCTATATGTCG CCAGAGCGCCTGCAGGGCACCCACTACTCTGTGCAGTCGGACGTGTGGAGCATGGGCCTGTCACTGGTGGAGCTCTCCATCGGCCGCTACCCCATCCCCCCGCCGGACCCCCGCGAGCTCGAGGCCATCTTCGGACGCCCGCTAGTGGACGGAGCGGATGGGGATACTCAGAGCACCTCACCCAGACCAAGACCGCCCGGGAGACCAGTCAGTG GGCACGGGCCAGCCATGGCCATCTTTGAGCTGCTCGACTACATCGTCAAtgag ccCCCTCCCAAGTTGCCACAGGGCGTGTTTACCTCAGACTTCCAGGAGTTTGTCACCAAATG CCTCATAAAGAACCCTGCAGACCGTGCGGACCTTAAGATGTTGATG AACCATACCTTCATTAAGCGCTCTGAGGTGGAAGAGGTGGACTTTGCTGGATGGCTCTGCAAGACCATGGGCCTAAACCAGCCCAGCACTCCGACACGCATCAcggactga